The following proteins are encoded in a genomic region of Bacillus sp. FJAT-22090:
- a CDS encoding MFS transporter, protein MKNLYNDSRFRLIICANIASSIGSGITMIAIPWMLVSSENGNAVFGYVSIGMTIISFIITPFVGNLVDKVSRKNLLLTSEIICLILLLFFAMIGFVGLSYEIWHFTIIYIIGSLYYTIFYPTMFALNQEIFKKDQYKSLNGIMEVQGQLSSMIAGGIASVLLLKWDLHYILLLDVLSYGAAIYFYMKLPYVRTKVNKTGKVIKSKASDGLTYMLKHPIMFVFLVFSFMPFIGVMLTNYLFPVYLVDILKADASVYGLEGMIYAMGAVAAGMFVPTLARRTGNGKTIIFGVITYTIAISLIVFVNLPVYLSLMFFLALGNSSARVARNSFLMDNIPNDIIGRVGSLFRSIGLLLRIVLLAIFTGMVSSGLIVLCMVVLSSLLVISSIFVIFSWKKGFDSNGRSINLMLKSDIIYPENTK, encoded by the coding sequence ATGAAAAATTTATATAACGATTCTCGTTTTCGTTTAATTATATGTGCGAATATTGCTTCATCTATTGGATCTGGGATAACGATGATCGCTATTCCATGGATGCTCGTATCAAGCGAAAATGGAAATGCTGTATTTGGATATGTATCCATTGGGATGACTATTATTAGCTTTATCATTACACCATTTGTTGGTAATTTAGTAGATAAAGTATCTAGAAAAAACTTGCTATTAACAAGTGAAATTATATGTCTTATTCTCCTATTATTTTTTGCGATGATTGGATTTGTTGGTTTATCGTATGAAATATGGCATTTTACTATCATTTATATCATTGGAAGCTTATACTACACTATTTTCTATCCAACTATGTTCGCATTAAATCAAGAAATCTTTAAAAAGGATCAATACAAATCCTTAAATGGAATAATGGAAGTACAAGGACAGCTCTCAAGCATGATTGCTGGGGGGATAGCTAGTGTCTTATTGTTGAAGTGGGATTTGCACTATATTTTATTATTGGATGTATTATCTTATGGAGCAGCTATTTATTTTTACATGAAACTTCCTTATGTACGGACTAAAGTGAATAAAACCGGAAAAGTGATAAAGTCTAAAGCGAGTGATGGACTTACATATATGTTGAAGCATCCAATAATGTTTGTATTTCTCGTGTTCTCATTTATGCCGTTTATCGGAGTAATGCTAACGAATTACTTATTTCCAGTTTATCTTGTAGATATACTAAAGGCTGATGCAAGTGTGTATGGATTAGAAGGGATGATTTATGCGATGGGAGCAGTTGCCGCCGGAATGTTTGTTCCTACACTCGCAAGGCGGACAGGGAATGGAAAGACCATTATTTTTGGAGTGATTACTTATACAATAGCTATTTCATTGATTGTATTTGTAAACCTACCTGTGTACCTTTCACTGATGTTTTTCCTAGCGTTAGGAAATAGTAGTGCAAGGGTTGCAAGAAACTCTTTCTTAATGGACAATATTCCGAATGACATAATAGGTAGAGTGGGTAGTCTGTTCCGATCCATTGGATTATTACTCCGAATTGTGTTGCTTGCTATATTTACAGGAATGGTATCTTCCGGTTTAATTGTTCTTTGTATGGTTGTTCTTAGTAGTTTATTAGTTATTTCTTCTATCTTCGTTATCTTCTCTTGGAAAAAAGGGTTTGATTCGAATGGAAGGAGTATTAACCTTATGCTAAAATCGGATATTATTTATCCAGAAAACACTAAGTAA
- a CDS encoding mandelate racemase/muconate lactonizing enzyme family protein, with the protein MKIKEIEIYAIRLPLIEPFIISYHTYKDMPSIIVKLTTDDGLIGYGEAVADEHVTGETWESTYAILKNTLAPLLIGENPMEFERLHEKMDKAVYQTPAAKAAIDIACYDVVGKKLGVPVYQLLGGRYHEKFPITHVLSIGTPESMAEEAEKRMKEGYSSFKMKVGTEVQADVKRIQAVRAKVGDEIAIRVDVNQGWKNSANTITAMRQLETTGLDWLEQPVVADDFNGMVEIKEKTSTPLMMDEGLRGFRDMRELIEKKAAHKVNIKLMKCGGIYPAMKLAHMAEMAGIECQIGSMVESSIGSSAGFHVAFSKKTFTSVELTGPLKFSKDVGNLQYDVPFIKLNELPGLGIEVDEAILQELTEYSTKVAK; encoded by the coding sequence ATGAAAATAAAAGAAATTGAAATATATGCCATTAGATTACCATTAATAGAACCATTTATCATTAGTTATCATACGTATAAAGATATGCCATCAATTATTGTAAAGTTAACAACCGATGATGGTTTAATAGGATACGGAGAAGCCGTAGCAGATGAGCATGTAACAGGTGAGACTTGGGAAAGTACATATGCCATATTGAAGAATACATTAGCACCATTGTTAATCGGAGAAAACCCAATGGAATTTGAACGTTTACATGAAAAGATGGACAAAGCAGTCTATCAAACACCAGCAGCAAAGGCAGCAATCGACATCGCTTGCTATGATGTAGTAGGTAAAAAACTAGGGGTGCCGGTATATCAGCTACTTGGCGGACGCTATCACGAGAAGTTTCCTATTACACATGTATTAAGCATCGGAACACCAGAATCGATGGCAGAAGAAGCGGAAAAACGTATGAAGGAAGGCTATTCATCGTTTAAAATGAAAGTAGGCACAGAAGTTCAAGCTGATGTAAAACGTATTCAAGCAGTTCGCGCGAAGGTAGGAGACGAGATCGCAATACGTGTAGATGTGAACCAAGGCTGGAAAAATAGTGCGAACACTATTACTGCTATGCGTCAATTAGAGACTACGGGCTTAGATTGGCTAGAGCAACCGGTAGTTGCAGATGACTTCAATGGCATGGTAGAGATTAAAGAAAAAACAAGCACGCCACTAATGATGGATGAAGGTCTAAGGGGCTTTCGAGATATGCGCGAATTAATCGAGAAAAAAGCTGCACATAAAGTAAATATTAAACTAATGAAATGCGGTGGTATTTATCCAGCAATGAAACTTGCGCATATGGCAGAAATGGCCGGTATCGAATGCCAAATAGGCTCAATGGTTGAATCCTCCATAGGATCATCTGCAGGTTTTCATGTAGCATTCTCTAAAAAAACATTTACGAGTGTAGAGTTAACTGGCCCTTTAAAATTTTCTAAAGATGTCGGGAATCTACAATATGATGTTCCTTTTATCAAATTAAATGAACTACCAGGATTAGGTATAGAAGTTGATGAAGCAATTTTACAAGAGCTAACAGAGTATTCCACAAAAGTAGCAAAGTAA
- a CDS encoding TetR/AcrR family transcriptional regulator: protein MDTKSLIINIATTLFQQKGYKGTGLNEILKACDISKGSLYHHFPNGKEELLIACLQSLNEEITKDIVDIFDRYPTTQEATIAMISKLIDSFETEGTLTGYTFSSMVSEMASLSDPVRNACAQLYQEIQDIYMEKLVADGFSKDKAQSIALMMTASIEGGMMLCLTQKASEPLKVISQLLPKML, encoded by the coding sequence ATGGATACAAAATCGCTGATAATCAACATCGCGACAACGCTTTTCCAACAAAAAGGATATAAAGGCACTGGATTAAACGAAATATTAAAAGCATGCGATATTTCAAAAGGCTCGCTTTATCATCACTTTCCAAATGGAAAAGAAGAATTACTAATCGCTTGCCTTCAATCTTTGAATGAAGAGATTACGAAGGATATTGTGGACATTTTTGATCGATATCCAACAACACAAGAAGCAACAATAGCAATGATTTCAAAATTAATTGATAGTTTTGAGACGGAGGGAACCCTTACTGGATATACATTTAGCAGTATGGTTAGCGAAATGGCTTCGTTAAGTGATCCAGTTAGAAATGCATGTGCTCAGTTGTACCAAGAAATACAAGATATTTATATGGAGAAATTAGTAGCAGATGGATTTTCTAAAGATAAGGCTCAGTCAATTGCACTTATGATGACGGCTTCAATTGAAGGTGGAATGATGCTTTGCTTAACTCAAAAAGCATCTGAGCCACTAAAAGTTATTTCGCAATTATTACCAAAAATGCTTTAG